From the genome of Segatella hominis, one region includes:
- a CDS encoding P-II family nitrogen regulator, giving the protein MKKIEAIIRKTKFEDVKEALLAADIEWFSYYDVRGEGKMRQARIYRGVMYDTSSIERVLLNVVVRDKNVEKTINAIQEAARTGEIGDGRIFVIPVEDTVRIRTGERGDIALYNAEQEK; this is encoded by the coding sequence ATGAAAAAGATCGAAGCTATCATCCGTAAGACAAAGTTTGAGGATGTAAAGGAAGCATTGCTTGCCGCCGACATCGAGTGGTTTTCTTACTATGACGTAAGAGGCGAAGGCAAGATGAGACAGGCTCGTATTTATCGTGGTGTCATGTATGATACCAGTAGTATCGAGCGAGTACTTTTGAATGTAGTCGTTCGCGACAAGAACGTAGAAAAAACTATTAATGCCATCCAGGAGGCTGCCCGTACAGGCGAGATTGGTGATGGTCGTATCTTTGTAATCCCTGTAGAGGATACCGTTCGCATCCGTACAGGTGAAAGAGGCGACATCGCACTCTATAATGCAGAGCAGGAGAAATAA
- a CDS encoding serine dehydratase subunit alpha family protein, giving the protein MQEKKIRERIISLVNKEVVPAIGCTEPMAVALCTAKAATTLGRRPDRIEVFLSPNMLKNAMGVGIPGTGMIGLPIAVSLGALIGKPEYELEVLKDLTPATLEQGKRYINDADIDIKLKQGNVDKLYIEVVCRAGSDMATAIISGSHTHFVYVERNGEVVMDNRGGHGGSDEEEDDIQLNFRLVYDFATTAPLDEISFILKTKEYNMKAAEESIKGNYGHCLGKTMDRPLSHGIFGDNIFSHILSRTASACDARMGGAMIPVMSNSGSGNQGICATNPVVVYAMENENTEEELIRALMLSHLTAIYIKQSLGKLSALCGCVVASTGSSCGITYLMGGDYTRICNSVKNMVANLTGMICDGAKPSCALKISSGVSTALLSALLSMEGKCVTSAEGIVDDDVDKCIHNLTSIGADAMRATDDMVLDIMTHKSC; this is encoded by the coding sequence ATGCAAGAGAAGAAAATCAGAGAGCGCATTATTTCGCTCGTCAATAAGGAGGTAGTTCCTGCCATCGGTTGTACAGAACCGATGGCTGTAGCATTGTGTACGGCAAAGGCCGCAACGACTTTAGGCAGACGTCCGGATCGCATCGAAGTATTCTTGAGTCCCAACATGCTCAAGAATGCGATGGGTGTAGGAATCCCAGGCACGGGAATGATTGGTCTGCCTATCGCAGTTTCGTTGGGTGCCCTTATCGGCAAACCGGAATATGAGTTGGAGGTGCTGAAAGATCTCACTCCTGCCACGCTCGAACAGGGTAAACGATACATCAATGATGCTGATATTGACATTAAACTCAAGCAGGGAAATGTCGATAAACTCTATATTGAGGTTGTTTGCCGTGCTGGCAGCGACATGGCTACGGCCATTATCTCCGGTAGTCATACCCACTTTGTGTATGTGGAGCGCAATGGTGAGGTGGTGATGGATAACCGTGGCGGTCATGGTGGTAGCGATGAAGAGGAGGATGATATCCAACTCAACTTCCGCCTGGTATATGATTTCGCCACTACGGCTCCGCTCGATGAAATCTCTTTCATCCTCAAGACCAAGGAGTATAATATGAAGGCTGCCGAGGAATCTATCAAGGGCAACTATGGTCATTGTTTGGGCAAGACGATGGACCGTCCTTTGAGTCATGGTATCTTCGGCGATAATATTTTCTCGCATATCCTCTCTCGTACCGCTTCAGCCTGCGATGCCCGTATGGGTGGAGCCATGATTCCTGTGATGAGTAATAGCGGTAGCGGCAACCAGGGTATCTGTGCTACTAACCCAGTGGTGGTTTATGCCATGGAGAATGAGAATACTGAGGAAGAACTGATCCGTGCCCTGATGCTTAGTCATCTTACTGCCATCTACATCAAGCAGAGCTTGGGCAAACTCTCTGCCCTCTGCGGTTGCGTGGTAGCCAGCACGGGCAGCAGTTGCGGTATTACCTATCTGATGGGTGGCGACTATACCCGCATCTGCAATTCTGTGAAGAACATGGTGGCCAACCTCACCGGTATGATCTGTGATGGAGCGAAACCAAGTTGTGCCTTGAAGATTTCCTCAGGAGTGAGTACTGCGCTCCTCTCAGCTCTCCTCTCTATGGAGGGCAAGTGCGTAACCTCTGCCGAGGGTATCGTAGATGATGATGTGGATAAGTGCATCCACAATCTGACATCCATTGGTGCTGATGCGATGAGAGCTACCGATGACATGGTGCTCGATATCATGACGCATAAGAGCTGCTAA
- a CDS encoding aminopeptidase C, whose amino-acid sequence MRKNVILMGALLMASMSMMAQTGKGGISAQMIQQMEKSQKGGIAEKALFNAIANNNIDDLVKNPANAAAVDTHFSIETPQQSIHNQLSSGRCWMFSGFNVLRSNFALNDKQGRVVEFSQDYLFFYDQLEKANLMLQGVIDLGKKDIEDPQVQFFFKNPLNDGGTFCGVADLASKYGLVPMSAQPETFSSNNTSKMSRLVSSKLREYGLELRKMVAQGKKSAAIQARKNEMLGQVYHMLSLTLGEPVKEFTYAFRDKDGKQVGEAKKYTPKSFYEETVGKDLNGTFLMVMNDPRRPYHKTYEVEYDRHTYDGHNWKYLNLPMEEIANLAIASLKGGQKMYSSYDVGKQLDRKRGYLATDNFDYGTLFGTSFGMDKAQRISTFDSGSTHAMTLTAVDLDANGKPVKWKVENSWGADNGFSGCFIMTNDWFNEYMFRLVVDKKFASEKLQKEFDQKPTMLTPDDPLFQLED is encoded by the coding sequence ATGAGAAAAAATGTAATCTTGATGGGAGCCTTGCTGATGGCTTCTATGTCGATGATGGCGCAGACCGGTAAGGGAGGCATCTCTGCCCAGATGATCCAGCAGATGGAGAAATCACAGAAGGGCGGTATTGCCGAGAAGGCTCTCTTCAATGCCATCGCCAATAATAATATCGACGACCTGGTGAAAAATCCTGCCAATGCTGCTGCCGTGGATACTCATTTCAGTATCGAGACTCCGCAGCAGTCTATCCACAACCAGTTGAGCTCTGGCCGCTGCTGGATGTTCAGCGGTTTCAATGTGCTTCGCTCTAACTTCGCCCTCAATGATAAGCAGGGTAGAGTGGTGGAATTCTCACAGGACTATCTCTTCTTCTACGACCAGTTGGAGAAGGCCAACCTCATGCTGCAGGGTGTTATCGACCTGGGCAAGAAGGATATCGAGGACCCTCAGGTGCAGTTCTTCTTCAAGAATCCGCTCAATGATGGCGGTACTTTCTGTGGTGTTGCCGATTTGGCAAGTAAGTATGGTCTCGTACCAATGAGTGCCCAGCCTGAGACTTTCTCAAGCAACAATACTTCCAAGATGAGCCGTCTCGTAAGCAGCAAGCTCCGCGAGTATGGTCTGGAACTCCGCAAGATGGTGGCTCAGGGCAAGAAGTCGGCAGCTATCCAGGCTCGCAAGAACGAAATGCTCGGTCAGGTTTATCACATGCTGAGTCTTACTCTCGGCGAACCGGTAAAGGAATTTACCTATGCTTTCCGCGACAAGGATGGCAAGCAGGTTGGCGAGGCGAAGAAGTATACTCCTAAGAGTTTCTATGAGGAAACCGTAGGCAAGGACCTGAACGGTACCTTCCTGATGGTGATGAACGATCCACGCCGTCCTTATCACAAGACCTACGAGGTGGAATACGACCGTCATACTTACGATGGTCACAACTGGAAATACCTGAACCTGCCGATGGAGGAAATCGCTAATCTCGCCATCGCTTCACTCAAGGGCGGACAGAAGATGTATTCCAGCTATGATGTGGGCAAGCAGCTCGACCGCAAGCGTGGTTATCTGGCTACCGACAACTTCGACTATGGTACTCTCTTCGGCACTTCCTTCGGTATGGACAAGGCTCAGCGCATCTCTACTTTCGACAGTGGTTCTACCCATGCCATGACCCTCACCGCTGTGGATCTCGATGCCAATGGCAAGCCGGTCAAGTGGAAGGTGGAAAACAGTTGGGGTGCTGACAATGGTTTCTCCGGTTGCTTCATCATGACCAACGACTGGTTTAATGAGTATATGTTCCGCTTGGTAGTAGATAAGAAATTTGCTTCTGAGAAGTTGCAGAAGGAGTTCGATCAGAAGCCAACCATGCTGACTCCAGACGATCCTTTGTTCCAGTTGGAAGATTAG
- the dxs gene encoding 1-deoxy-D-xylulose-5-phosphate synthase produces MDQEKFSLLSKIKYPDDLRKLSIDQLPQVCKELREDIIDEVAVNPGHFASSLGVVEITVALHYVFNTPEDRIVWDVGHQAYGHKILTGRRDSFCTNRKLHGIRPFPSPLESEYDTFACGHASNSISAALGMAVAAKKTGKEDRHTVAVIGDGAMSGGLAFEGLNNVSSTPNNMLIILNDNDMSIDRAVGGMEKYLLNLDTNETYNKLRFKASQWLHSKGYLNEDRKKGIIRLNNALKSALSHQQNIFEGMNIRYFGPFDGHDVKEVVRVLMQLKDMKGPKLLHLHTTKGKGYEPAEKSATIWHAPGKFDPETGERIIADTSNQPPKFQDVFGNTLLELAEKNQKIVGVTPAMPTGCSMNIMMKAMPDRVFDVGIAEGHAVTFSAGMAKDGLQPFCNIYSSFAQRAYDNIIHDMALLNLPVVLCLDRAGLVGEDGPTHHGAFDLAALRPIPHLTIASPMDEHELRNLMYSAQLPGQGSYVIRYPRGKGVLVDWKNEMEEIKTGTGRKLKDGDDVAVLTLGPIGNDVEKVIAEIETASALSIAHYDMRFLKPLDEALLEEIAKKFDRIITIEDGVRKGGFGSAILEWMSDHGYRPQITRMGIPDEFVEHGTVAQLREIIGLDNESIRKTIENQK; encoded by the coding sequence ATGGATCAAGAAAAGTTTAGTCTTTTAAGCAAGATAAAATACCCAGACGATTTGAGGAAGTTGAGTATTGACCAACTTCCCCAAGTCTGCAAGGAACTGAGGGAAGACATCATCGACGAGGTAGCCGTAAATCCTGGTCATTTTGCGTCTTCACTTGGCGTAGTCGAGATAACTGTAGCCCTACATTACGTATTCAATACTCCTGAGGACCGCATCGTTTGGGATGTGGGCCACCAGGCTTATGGTCATAAGATTCTGACCGGTCGCCGCGATTCTTTCTGCACCAACAGGAAGTTGCACGGCATCCGTCCTTTCCCTTCACCCTTAGAGAGCGAATATGATACCTTCGCCTGCGGTCATGCCAGCAATTCCATCTCAGCAGCGTTGGGTATGGCGGTGGCAGCCAAGAAGACGGGCAAGGAAGACAGACATACCGTGGCGGTGATAGGCGATGGTGCCATGAGTGGCGGACTTGCCTTCGAGGGACTCAATAATGTTTCCAGCACCCCCAACAACATGCTTATCATCCTGAATGACAATGATATGAGTATCGACCGGGCGGTGGGAGGTATGGAGAAATATCTCCTCAATCTCGACACCAACGAGACCTACAACAAGTTGCGCTTCAAGGCTTCACAGTGGCTCCATTCCAAGGGCTATCTCAATGAAGACCGCAAGAAGGGCATCATACGGCTCAACAATGCACTGAAGTCGGCACTCAGCCATCAGCAGAACATCTTCGAGGGAATGAACATCCGATATTTCGGACCTTTCGATGGTCATGACGTGAAGGAGGTAGTAAGGGTTCTCATGCAGCTCAAGGACATGAAGGGACCTAAGCTCCTGCATCTCCATACCACCAAGGGCAAGGGTTATGAACCTGCCGAGAAGAGTGCCACCATCTGGCATGCGCCGGGCAAATTCGACCCGGAGACAGGAGAGCGTATCATCGCTGATACCAGCAACCAACCTCCTAAGTTCCAGGATGTTTTCGGAAATACCCTGCTCGAACTGGCGGAGAAAAACCAGAAGATCGTGGGTGTGACACCTGCCATGCCTACCGGTTGCTCGATGAATATCATGATGAAGGCTATGCCAGACCGCGTGTTCGACGTGGGTATCGCAGAAGGACATGCCGTGACCTTCTCTGCAGGTATGGCGAAGGACGGACTGCAACCTTTCTGCAATATCTACAGTTCGTTTGCACAGAGAGCCTATGATAATATCATCCACGACATGGCGCTGCTCAATCTGCCTGTAGTACTCTGTCTGGACCGTGCCGGACTGGTAGGCGAAGACGGACCTACCCACCACGGTGCTTTCGACCTGGCAGCGCTCCGCCCGATACCCCATCTCACCATCGCATCGCCTATGGACGAGCATGAACTGCGCAATCTGATGTACTCAGCCCAGCTCCCGGGACAGGGCAGCTATGTGATTCGCTATCCGAGAGGCAAGGGCGTGCTGGTAGATTGGAAGAACGAGATGGAGGAAATCAAGACCGGCACCGGACGCAAGTTGAAAGACGGCGATGACGTGGCGGTACTTACTCTGGGACCTATCGGAAACGATGTGGAAAAGGTGATTGCTGAAATAGAAACGGCTTCTGCATTGAGCATTGCCCACTACGATATGCGATTCCTCAAACCGCTCGATGAAGCGCTGCTCGAAGAAATCGCAAAGAAATTTGACCGCATCATCACCATCGAAGACGGAGTGAGAAAGGGAGGATTCGGATCTGCCATACTGGAATGGATGAGCGACCACGGATACCGTCCGCAGATAACG